From the Candidatus Nanopelagicales bacterium genome, the window CTCCGAGCGCTCGCTGGTATACGACCCCCTGTACGCGTTACGCCTGCTCGTCGATGTCGCCCTGCGTGCGCTGTCGCCAGCCGTGAACGACCCGACAACCGCGGTGCGCTCGCTGGACGAGATCGAGGGTGTGCTGCGGGTGGCTGCCGACGAACGTATGGGCGCGATCAGTTTCGAGCTCGATCCCGGCCGGCTCGTGGTGTCGCGTCCGACGTGGACCGAACTGGTGGACCTGGCGCTCGTGGAGATCCTCACCGCGGGGTCGGGTGAGATACAGGTGCACCGGCGGTTGCTCGCACTGGTGAGCGACCTCATTCCGGCGGTGGCGGAGTCTCGCCGCCCGGTGCTCGACGAGTACCGAAGCCAGCTGCTCGCCGACGCCGCGGAGATGCCGGGACGGTCGGGTCACATCGCCGGACACGGCGATAGGCAGGGCCTTGGGGGCTCGTCCTGAGGGACCTACATCTGCCCGATGTCGATGCCGGTCACCGGCTGTCCGACGCGGTCGTAGACAAGTTGCACGGCCCCCTTCGGGAACACCCGGGGGGCCTGCGCCAACTTGAAGGACGCAGGAACCGCTGGGCCGTCCCGCAGCAGACTCTTGCCGGTCCCCAGTGTCAATGGGTACACCATCAGGTTCAGCCGATCGAGCAGATCGGCGCCGATCAGAGAGTGGACCAATCGACCACTGCCGATCACATGCATCTCACGGAAGCGGTCCTTGAGCAGTCGCACCTGCTCGACCTCGGTCAGAACCTCGGTCCGCTCCCACGCTGCGCTGGTCATCGACTGTGACACGACGAACTTGGGCAGTGCGTTGAAGATCACAGCGATCGGATCGTCCGCCTGGTGCGGCCAGTAGCCCGCGAAGATGTCGTAGGTGTGGCGGCCCAACAGCAGGGCATCCATGCGTTCGATGCCGGACGAGATCTCCTCCCCCGCCTCCGCGTCCAGGTAGAAGCCCTGCCATCCACCGAACGGAAAGCCACCCTCCTGGTCCTCGTCGGGAGCCCCCGGCGCCTGGTAGACGCCATCGAGCGTAGTGAACAGATCAGCGCACACGATTCCCATGACGCCACCCTTTCAGGACTGCTTCTGTGGGCACCTACCCCCAGAGACTGGCCGCATTCCAGGCAATCGTGACCCACCTGCACCAGCCCTCGCGGTGCGCCCCCAAACACACCTGCGTGAATGACACTGCCGCAGCTGTCTCATGGGATGACCGTACGTGTCACAGCTGCCGTCTGCACACGCTGAGCGCGATCACACACAGTCACAATGGGGCACACATTTCCGGCGTACTGCCCCAGGGAGCTTGCCCTACTTCAACACTGCGTCACCTGCGAAACGACCGTCCGCACCAGCCACGCTCTACGCTTCAGCACGAGGAGGAGCGATGGACATCATCATCATGGTTTTGCTGCTCGTCACCGCGATTCTGATCTACCGCGGGGCGGCACGGAAGTGGATTCTCACGAGTTGGATCGTCGCGCTGGTGTTGATGCTCGGTCTGTTCCGGTATCACGTGACCTCGCCTCTGGATCTGAGCTTCTGATGTCGAAGACCTTTCCGAAACTCATCTTCTGGGGACTGCACGC encodes:
- a CDS encoding DUF2254 family protein; protein product: MHVVGRRIRVDAVLSSIGESSQRALRRSAHYIPRGGTATPIGEEATLALRKSDALPDDTNDDFEIVSYVGRNGQVVAVDVARLIRLVRRHKCEIDVVVRVGDAVTPGTPIARVKGAPKPLDRRISAAIVVDSERSLVYDPLYALRLLVDVALRALSPAVNDPTTAVRSLDEIEGVLRVAADERMGAISFELDPGRLVVSRPTWTELVDLALVEILTAGSGEIQVHRRLLALVSDLIPAVAESRRPVLDEYRSQLLADAAEMPGRSGHIAGHGDRQGLGGSS
- a CDS encoding dihydrofolate reductase family protein — encoded protein: MGIVCADLFTTLDGVYQAPGAPDEDQEGGFPFGGWQGFYLDAEAGEEISSGIERMDALLLGRHTYDIFAGYWPHQADDPIAVIFNALPKFVVSQSMTSAAWERTEVLTEVEQVRLLKDRFREMHVIGSGRLVHSLIGADLLDRLNLMVYPLTLGTGKSLLRDGPAVPASFKLAQAPRVFPKGAVQLVYDRVGQPVTGIDIGQM
- a CDS encoding DUF5993 family protein, producing the protein MDIIIMVLLLVTAILIYRGAARKWILTSWIVALVLMLGLFRYHVTSPLDLSF